The following are encoded together in the Deltaproteobacteria bacterium genome:
- the nusB gene encoding transcription antitermination factor NusB: MGKRRKARECALQALYEIDTAGQDPGDAIQHLAESFGTDDPKILGYAESLIRGVWGNLEELDAVIQEHSPNWTLERMARVDRNILRLAAFELRFREDVPLKVVLNEAIEVAKRFGAEGSAAFINGVLDRLAQTLRGEAPQEAAGEDEEDS, from the coding sequence GTGGGCAAGCGCCGCAAGGCACGAGAGTGCGCCCTCCAGGCCCTCTACGAGATCGACACCGCGGGGCAGGATCCGGGCGACGCGATCCAGCACCTGGCCGAGAGCTTCGGCACCGATGATCCGAAGATCCTCGGCTACGCCGAGAGCCTCATCCGGGGGGTCTGGGGCAACCTGGAGGAGCTCGACGCGGTGATCCAGGAGCACTCCCCCAACTGGACCCTGGAGCGGATGGCCCGGGTGGATCGGAACATCCTGCGCCTGGCGGCCTTCGAGCTGCGCTTCCGGGAGGACGTCCCCCTGAAGGTCGTGCTCAACGAGGCCATCGAGGTGGCCAAGCGCTTCGGCGCCGAGGGCTCGGCGGCGTTCATCAACGGCGTCCTCGATCGCCTGGCCCAGACCCTGCGCGGGGAGGCCCCGCAAGAGGCGGCCGGGGAGGACGAGGAGGACTCGTGA
- a CDS encoding M17 family peptidase N-terminal domain-containing protein: MSRPKRIPASLEALDGLEADTVLLFLPSDERPPQGVTGLVDWRLAGAISRLSARGWLMGQEGELCLSPGRARLEGARLLVCGVGEEKKVSEASLQKAVTRACEALGEIGCKTLACGLPAFGKDPAGLGASVERTLKANWSGPLTLLEPKKRAG; encoded by the coding sequence GTGAGCCGCCCCAAGCGGATCCCGGCCTCCCTCGAGGCGCTCGACGGGCTCGAGGCCGACACCGTCCTGCTCTTCCTTCCCTCGGACGAGCGCCCCCCTCAGGGGGTCACCGGGCTGGTCGACTGGCGGCTGGCCGGCGCGATCTCCCGGCTCTCGGCCCGCGGCTGGCTGATGGGGCAGGAGGGCGAGCTCTGCCTCTCCCCCGGCCGGGCGCGCCTCGAGGGGGCCCGCCTGCTGGTCTGCGGCGTGGGGGAGGAGAAGAAGGTCAGCGAGGCCTCCCTCCAGAAGGCGGTCACCCGGGCCTGCGAGGCGCTCGGCGAGATCGGCTGCAAGACCCTGGCCTGCGGCCTGCCGGCCTTCGGCAAGGACCCGGCGGGGCTCGGCGCCTCGGTGGAGCGCACCCTGAAGGCCAACTGGTCCGGCCCGCTCACCCTCCTCGAGCCGAAGAAGCGCGCAGGGTAG
- a CDS encoding cation diffusion facilitator family transporter translates to MAGGRQSAVLAAVIGNGILIGVKGAAFLLSGSGAMLSEAIHSVADTTNQLLLYLGVRRSARGADEQFPYGYGAERYLFALISAVGIFILGAGVTVYHGVHSLLVPPELTVSWIDYAVLAAAGLIEGFVLLRAAREVAAGKGSQSFLEYLKSATDPTVLAVLFEDSVAVAGVVVAGSGIALSAATGSPIYDSVGSIVIGLLLAAVAVWLGLKNRDLILGRSIPPHLREQAVALIMSQPSVVRVQDVKTLVIGADRFKFKAEVDFDGGYIGRKLLPWVRENLPEAGDEAAAEAFAAEFGDQVVQALADEIDRIEGELAPTFPRLHHVDLEAD, encoded by the coding sequence ATGGCCGGGGGACGCCAGAGCGCGGTCCTCGCGGCCGTGATCGGCAACGGGATCCTCATCGGCGTGAAGGGGGCGGCGTTCCTCCTCTCCGGCTCCGGCGCGATGCTCTCCGAGGCGATCCACTCCGTCGCCGACACCACCAACCAGCTGCTCCTCTACCTCGGGGTCCGGCGCTCGGCCCGGGGCGCCGACGAGCAGTTCCCCTACGGCTACGGCGCCGAGCGCTACCTCTTCGCCCTGATCTCGGCCGTCGGGATCTTCATCCTCGGCGCCGGCGTCACCGTCTACCACGGGGTGCACTCCCTCCTGGTGCCCCCCGAGCTCACCGTCTCCTGGATCGACTACGCGGTGCTCGCCGCCGCCGGCCTCATCGAGGGCTTCGTCCTCCTCCGGGCGGCGCGGGAGGTCGCGGCGGGCAAGGGCAGCCAGTCCTTCCTCGAGTACCTGAAGAGCGCCACCGACCCCACGGTGCTCGCCGTCCTCTTCGAGGACTCGGTCGCCGTGGCGGGGGTGGTGGTCGCCGGATCGGGGATCGCCCTCTCGGCCGCGACCGGCAGCCCGATCTACGACTCGGTCGGCTCGATCGTGATCGGCCTCCTCCTCGCGGCCGTGGCCGTCTGGCTGGGCCTGAAGAACCGGGACCTGATCCTGGGCCGCTCGATCCCGCCCCACCTGCGGGAGCAGGCCGTGGCCCTGATCATGTCCCAGCCCTCGGTGGTGCGGGTCCAGGACGTGAAGACCCTGGTCATCGGCGCGGATCGCTTCAAGTTCAAGGCCGAGGTCGACTTCGACGGGGGCTACATCGGCCGGAAGCTCCTGCCCTGGGTGCGCGAGAACCTCCCGGAGGCCGGGGACGAGGCCGCGGCGGAGGCCTTCGCCGCCGAGTTCGGGGACCAGGTCGTCCAGGCGCTGGCCGACGAGATCGACCGGATCGAGGGCGAGCTGGCGCCGACCTTCCCGCGGCTCCACCACGTCGATCTGGAAGCCGACTGA
- a CDS encoding response regulator → MSAPKIKILVVEDSAAMRSLVASTVESIPGVEVVESDSGFEALRLLPREPVDLIITDINMPGGINGLELINFVKKNPRYKHVPLIVISTEGTDRDREKGMKLGADAYLIKPFEPDDLVAEVERLLVAGAP, encoded by the coding sequence ATGAGTGCCCCGAAGATCAAGATCCTCGTGGTCGAGGACTCCGCTGCGATGCGATCGCTGGTCGCGTCCACCGTCGAGTCGATCCCGGGGGTCGAGGTCGTCGAGAGCGACAGCGGCTTCGAGGCGCTGCGCCTGCTGCCCCGCGAGCCCGTGGATCTGATCATCACCGACATCAACATGCCCGGGGGGATCAACGGGCTGGAGCTGATCAACTTCGTGAAGAAGAACCCCCGCTACAAGCACGTTCCCCTCATCGTGATCTCCACCGAGGGCACCGACCGCGACCGGGAGAAGGGCATGAAGCTGGGGGCCGACGCCTACCTCATCAAGCCCTTCGAGCCCGACGATCTCGTGGCCGAGGTCGAGCGGCTCCTCGTGGCCGGCGCCCCCTGA
- a CDS encoding chemotaxis protein CheA yields the protein MTKPRPPGKRALVEFLSEAQEIIETLSRDLLDLEKGTAGGKVDPDVLNGAFRAAHTLKGMSGMFGVQRMSRLAHRMEDGLDALRMGRVPLEAALLDLLFEGIEILGEICSEVSDTGSAEGPGGGDDRIDDLVRRLEMRLERSGKAASDDPLDTIQLATSIRQVLTEYEEHRLRENVRQGASLFRVIASFDLMTFDGDLSELSARLKGIGEVVSTLPSGEASSDTRIDFELILGTEASLEVVVAAAGELAMEVQPILRVGQVAPSAPSPLRGASLLDEPARPAPAARPLTQVGATAVRPLEDDPDAEAAAAALEAGRAPEAVGSLRSVSRTVRVDIGRLDALMNLLGELVLTKVNIQRISDRLKQSNVATKLSGELQKESRLLERKLEELQAGVLDVRMVPLAQLFDKLSRMVRKTSRESGKEVDFTVAGGETELDKLIIEDLSDPLMHLIRNAIDHGIESPEEREARGKPRSGQVKLRAYQEGNHVVIEVQDDGAGMNEAAIVDTAIKRGLITASEIGDLSSRDIFGLVFLPGFSTASAVTDLSGRGVGLDVVKHNVAALSGIIDVRSQPGEGTTFALTLPITLAILQALVVQAKDQVFALPLSGVLEILRVNPEEVRRLQGQAVIDLRGATLPLVRLARLFELDEEELPSGRFYVTIVGLAQNRIAVALDGLLGQQDVVIKGLGDRLAKTPGIAGATDLGDQRTTLVIDVAGLIEEVLEGRESKAKAS from the coding sequence ATGACGAAGCCTAGACCACCGGGGAAGCGGGCGCTGGTGGAGTTCCTCTCCGAGGCGCAGGAGATCATCGAGACCCTCTCGCGGGACCTGCTCGATCTGGAGAAGGGGACCGCCGGCGGGAAGGTCGATCCGGACGTGCTCAACGGCGCCTTCCGCGCCGCCCACACCCTCAAGGGGATGAGCGGGATGTTCGGGGTGCAGCGAATGAGCCGCCTGGCCCACCGGATGGAGGACGGCCTCGACGCCCTGCGGATGGGTCGGGTCCCCCTCGAGGCCGCGCTGCTCGACCTTCTCTTCGAGGGCATCGAGATCCTGGGTGAGATCTGCTCCGAGGTCTCGGACACCGGCTCGGCGGAGGGGCCCGGGGGCGGGGACGATCGGATCGACGACCTCGTGCGCCGCCTGGAGATGCGGCTGGAGCGCTCGGGGAAGGCCGCCTCGGACGATCCCCTCGACACCATCCAGCTCGCCACCTCGATCCGGCAGGTGCTCACCGAGTACGAGGAGCACCGGCTGCGGGAGAACGTACGCCAGGGGGCGAGCCTCTTCCGGGTGATCGCCTCCTTCGACCTGATGACCTTCGACGGGGACCTCTCGGAGCTCTCCGCCCGGCTCAAGGGGATCGGCGAGGTGGTCTCCACCCTGCCCTCGGGGGAGGCCTCCTCCGACACCCGGATCGACTTCGAGCTCATCCTCGGGACCGAGGCCTCGCTGGAGGTGGTCGTCGCGGCCGCCGGCGAGCTGGCGATGGAGGTCCAGCCGATCCTGCGGGTCGGGCAGGTGGCGCCGTCGGCGCCCTCGCCCCTCCGGGGCGCCTCGCTCCTCGACGAGCCCGCGCGGCCCGCGCCGGCGGCCCGGCCGCTGACCCAGGTCGGCGCCACGGCCGTCCGCCCCCTCGAGGACGATCCCGACGCCGAGGCGGCCGCCGCGGCCCTGGAGGCCGGCCGCGCTCCCGAGGCGGTGGGCTCGCTGCGCTCGGTCTCCCGCACCGTGCGGGTGGACATCGGCCGCCTCGACGCCCTGATGAACCTGCTGGGCGAGCTCGTGCTCACCAAGGTGAACATCCAGCGGATCAGCGACCGGCTGAAGCAGAGCAACGTGGCGACCAAGCTCTCGGGAGAGCTGCAGAAGGAGTCGCGCCTGCTCGAGCGCAAGCTCGAGGAGCTCCAGGCGGGCGTCCTCGACGTGCGGATGGTCCCGCTGGCGCAGCTCTTCGACAAGCTCTCGCGGATGGTGCGCAAGACCTCGCGCGAGTCGGGCAAGGAGGTCGACTTCACTGTGGCGGGCGGAGAGACGGAGCTCGACAAGCTGATCATCGAGGACCTCTCCGATCCCTTGATGCACCTCATCCGCAACGCGATCGATCACGGGATCGAGTCTCCCGAGGAGCGAGAGGCCAGGGGGAAGCCCCGGTCCGGGCAGGTGAAGCTGCGGGCCTATCAGGAGGGCAACCACGTCGTGATCGAGGTGCAGGACGACGGTGCGGGCATGAACGAGGCCGCCATCGTCGACACCGCGATCAAGCGGGGGCTGATCACCGCCAGCGAGATCGGCGACCTGAGCTCGCGGGACATCTTCGGCTTGGTCTTCCTGCCGGGCTTCTCCACCGCGTCGGCGGTGACCGACCTCTCCGGCCGGGGCGTGGGGCTCGACGTGGTGAAGCACAACGTCGCGGCGCTCTCCGGCATCATCGACGTCCGCTCGCAGCCGGGGGAGGGGACCACCTTCGCCCTGACCCTCCCGATCACCCTGGCCATCCTCCAGGCGCTGGTCGTGCAGGCGAAGGACCAGGTCTTCGCCCTGCCGCTCTCCGGCGTGCTGGAGATCCTGCGGGTCAACCCGGAGGAGGTCCGGCGGCTGCAGGGTCAGGCGGTGATCGACCTGCGCGGGGCGACCCTGCCCCTGGTGCGGCTGGCGAGGCTCTTCGAGCTGGACGAGGAGGAGCTGCCCTCCGGCCGCTTCTACGTGACCATCGTGGGGCTGGCGCAGAACCGGATCGCGGTCGCCCTCGACGGGCTCCTCGGCCAGCAGGACGTGGTCATCAAGGGGCTGGGCGACCGGCTGGCGAAGACGCCGGGGATCGCCGGGGCCACCGACCTCGGTGACCAGCGCACCACCCTGGTGATCGACGTGGCGGGGCTCATCGAGGAGGTCCTCGAGGGCCGTGAGTCCAAGGCGAAGGCGAGCTGA